From Cucumis melo cultivar AY chromosome 1, USDA_Cmelo_AY_1.0, whole genome shotgun sequence, a single genomic window includes:
- the LOC103489751 gene encoding 3-methyl-2-oxobutanoate hydroxymethyltransferase 2, mitochondrial-like, producing the protein MALFKLLTMAASRTRKQSLLKTLRYMSNVPENTVYSGPTSQTPNQRVTLTNLRQKYKKGEPITMVTAYDYPSGVHLDMAGIDIALVGDSAAMVVHGHDTTLPISLDEILVHCRAVARGARRPLLIGDLPFGTYESSSAQAVDTAVRILKEGGMDAIKLEGGAHSRITAARAIVEAGIAVMGHVGLTPQAISVLGGFRPQGKNIVSAVKVVETAISLQEAGCFAVVLECVPPEVAAAATAALRIPTMGIGAGPFCSGQVLVYHDLLGMLQHPHHAKVTPKFCKQFAQIGDVINKALLEYREEVSNRSFPGPHHSPYKISDPDLNGFLKELQNMGLDEAASAAAAKANR; encoded by the exons ATGGCGCTATTCAAGCTTTTAACTATGGCCGCATCTCGAACAAGAAAACAATCCCTCCTCAAAACCCTTCGTTACATGAGCAATGTCCCTGAAAATACGGTCTACAGCGGCCCCACCTCCCAAACTCCTAATCAAAGAGTCACTCTCACCAATCTTAGACAAAAGTACAAGAAAGGTGAACCCATCACCATGGTCACTGCTTACGATTACCCTTCCGGTGTCCATTTGGACATGGCTGGGATTGATATTGCTTTGGTTGGCGATTCGGCTGCCATGGTTGTGCACGGCCACGACACTACGTTACCGATTAGTTTGGATGAAATCCTTGTTCATTGTAGGGCTGTTGCTCGTGGGGCTAGGAGACCTCTTTTGATTGGTGATTTGCCGTTTGGTACTTATGAATCCAGCTCTGCGCag GCTGTTGATACGGCAGTGAGAATTCTGAAGGAAGGGGGAATGGATGCAATAAAATTGGAAGGGGGTGCACATTCTAGAATAACAGCAGCAAGAGCTATAGTCGAAGCAGGGATTGCGGTAATGGGGCATGTTGGACTTACTCCACAAGCAATTAGTGTTCTTGGAGGATTTAGACCTCAAGGGAAGAATATCGTCAGCGCTGTTAAG GTGGTGGAAACTGCAATCTCTCTACAAGAAGCTGGGTGTTTTGCTGTCGTCCTAGAATGTGTTCCTCCAGAAGTTGCTGCTGCGGCTACAGCTGCTCTCCGTATTCCCACCATGGGCATTGGAGCAGGGCCTTTCTGTAGTGGACAA GTGCTAGTTTACCATGATCTTCTCGGCATGCTTCAACACCCTCATCATGCTAAG GTGACCCCGAAATTCTGTAAGCAATTTGCTCAAATAGGAGATGTCATCAACAAAGCTTTATTAGAATACAGGGAAGAAGTATCTAATCGTTCGTTTCCTGGACCGCACCATAGCCCATATAAGATCAGTGACCCTGATCTGAATGGTTTCTTGAAAGAGTTACAAAATATGGGATTGGATGAGGCAGCATCAGCAGCTGCTGCTAAAGCCAACCGATGA